A window from Chryseobacterium vaccae encodes these proteins:
- a CDS encoding response regulator transcription factor, whose translation MVELLSAQKTSKQIAELLFLSEKTVEGHRTRIIEKLGIPKEKKCITDLGNTEL comes from the coding sequence ATAGTAGAATTACTATCTGCTCAAAAAACCAGTAAGCAAATTGCAGAACTTCTTTTCCTGTCCGAAAAAACAGTAGAAGGACACCGTACCAGAATTATAGAAAAATTGGGGATTCCAAAAGAAAAAAAATGCATTACTGATTTGGGCAATACAGAATTATAA